In the Gemmatimonadota bacterium genome, ATTGAGGGCGTCCCGCGGCGGCACGTCCCGCGTTTCCGCGCGATGCAGCGCCTTCAACGCGATCTCGCGCACCGGAGGGGCGTTTCCGTGCGACGGGGGCGCGTTCTCTCCGGCATCGGCCGGGGTGTCGTGGTGAGATCGAACCATGGTCGGGGTTCCGTGCTCAGGACGGTGCTTTTCGGCCGTGCTCGAACGCGGACGGCGGGCGTCAGGACGGTGCTGTCCGGCCGTGCGCGACCGTGGACGGCGGGCGTCAGGACCCGCCGAGAAGGTCGCCTGCCGCGGGACGGTATCCTCTCACGAATTCCGCACCTTCGATCCGGCTCCGGCCCTCGGGCTGCACCCGGTCCAGTCTCAATCCGCCTTTCCCAGTCTGCACGGTGACGCCCCGGCGTTCGTCGGCGGAGACTATCTCTCCGGGCGGGCCGCCCCCTTCCCCTTCCAGGCGGACGGGCTGGCTCGAGATGATCCGGAGGCGCTGGCCGCGCCAGGTGGTGAAGGCCATGGGGATTGGGTTCAGGCCCCTTATCCTGTTGTGTATGGTACGGGCCGGCAGCCGCCAGTCCAGACGGCCGTCCTCCCGGGAGATCCTCGGCGCCGGCGACGCTTCGCCCCGCTGCGCCCGCGGCGTTATGCGGCCGTCCGCCACCCCATCCACCGTGCGCAGCAGCAGGTCCGCGCCGGCGCGGGACAGGCGGTCGTGCAGTTCGCCGGCCGTTTCTTCCGGTCCGATCGGCACGGTCTCCTGGCAGAGGATGTCGCCCGTGTCCACCCGCCTTTCGACCAGGAACGTGGTGACGCCCGTAACCTCGTCCCCGTTCATCACCGCCCACTGGATGGGCGCCGCGCCGCGGTACCGGGGCAGGAGGGAAGGATGCAGGTTGATCGTGCCGCCCGGGGGTATGGCCAGCAGTTCGTCGGGCAGGATGCGGAAGGCCACGACCACGAACAGGCCGGCGTCCAGGGACCTGAGGGCGTCCAGGAAACCTGGATCGCGCAGCTTGTCCGGCTGCCAAATGGGTATGCCGTGCCGCAGGGCGGTTTCCTTCACCGGTGAAGGCGCGGTCTTCAATCCCCGTCCCTTCGGCCGGTCGGGCCCGGTCACAACTCCGGCCACCTCGTGTTCCGGCCGGCCGATCAGCGCCTCGAGACTTGGCACCGCGAAGGCGGGCGTACCCATGTAGACCACGCGCATATCAGACCGCCTGACCGCTCTCCTTGAGCTTCCTCAGTTTGCCGCGGATGAACTGCTGGCGGAGCTTGCTGAGGTGATCGATGAACAGGACGCCTTCCAGATGGTCGTACTCGTGGACCAGGACCCGCGCGAGCAGCCCGCTGCCCTCGATCTCGATGGGGCACCCGTCCAGGTCCGTTGCCTCGACGCGCACGACCTCGGGCCGGGTCACCTTCTCGAACAGATCGGGAAAACTCAGGCATCCCTCGTCGCCCGTCTGCGCGCCTTCCCGCTTGACGACGCACGGGTTCACCAGCACCAGGTGTTCCGGTTCTCCGTCCAGGGAGGGTCCCCGGCGGTCCAGGAAGAGTTCCGGTCCGATCGCCCGGAGGTTTACCACGTACACTCGGACGGTCTCGCCGATCTGGGGAGCCGCGAGCCCGATGCCTTCCGCGTCGGACATTGTGTCGACCAGGTCCTCGGCGAGTAGACGCAGCGCCGCGGTCTTATCCTCCACCGGGCGCGCCTTCTCCCGGAGCACCGGGTCGCCGTATATACGTATGGGTCTGACCGCCATGGCTGCTACCTATTCTTCCTTGCCGCCTTTCTTGCTGCTGATCAGGCGGGAAATGGCGCTGCGTTGCAGGTCGATCCGGACGTCGTCGGCGATGCGCACCGTAACCGTGTCCGCCTTCAGACCGGTAACGACGCCGATGATCCCGCCCTGCGTCACCACCTTGTCCCCGTTCTGCAGGGCGTCCAGCATGGCCTGGTGTTCCCGCTGACGCTTCTGCTGGGGACGGATCAGCAGCAGGTAGATGATCGCGAACATCAACAGGATGGGGATCATGGAGATCAGGAAACCCGGTCCGGAAGCGTCGCCGCCGCCACCGGGGCCCATGGCAAAGGCATCTTGAATCACTGGGGTTGCTCCTTTCTTGCGGTCTCACTGCGATACGCGGTCAGAAACGACCTGCTCCAAGCGCCAAAACGGCCTTCCAGGATGGCTTCTCCCATTTCGGAGACCAGGCCGACGTAGAAGTGGACGTTGTGCAGGGTCCCCATTCTCGGACCCAGTATTTCTCCCGCGCGGTAAAGGTGCCGGACGTACGAACGGCTGAAAGTCCGGCAGGCATAACAGGAACAGGATGCATCGATCGGTCCGGCGTCGGCCCTGAAGCGGGCGTTGTAGATATTGATGCGTCCGGAGCGCGTGTAAAGCGCGCCGTTCCGGCCCTCGCGGGTGGGAATGACGCAGTCGAACATGTCGATCCCTCGTCCCACGGCGTCGACGAGGTCTTCCGGCGTCCCGGCGCCCATCAGGTAACGGGGCCGGTCTTCCGGCAGGTGTTCGACGGTGGCGTCGATCAGGGCCGCCATGGCCGGTTTCGGCTCCCCGATCGACATCCCTCCGATGGCGTAGGCGTCGAATCCCCGGTCGACCAGCGACCGCGCGCAGTCGACCCGGAGGTCTTCGTATACGCTTCCCTGCACGATGCCGAACAACGCCTGGGGATGCGCCCTCTCTCCCTCCAGCTCGTCGAAACGCTTCCGGGACCGCTCGGCCCAACGCAGCGTCAGCGCGGCGGAATCCTTCGCGTAACCGTAGTCGCAGGGATAGGGCGGGCACTCGTCGAGGGGCGCTATGATATCGGCGCCGAGGGCGGTCTCGATTTCCATGACGGACTCCGGCGTGAACAGGTGCCGCGAGCCGTCGATGTGCGATTGGAAGGTCACCCCCTCTTCCTGGATGGACTTGAGGTCCGAGAGGCTGAACACCTGGTAGCCTCCGCTGTCGGTCAACAGGGGCCGCCGCCAGTTCATGAAGCCGTGCAGCCCGCCCATCTCCCTGATCAATGCATGTCCTGGCCGGAGAAACAGGTGGTAGGTGTTGCCGAGTATGATCTGCGCGCCGGCGGCTTCGAGTTCCTCCGGCGTCAGCGTCTTCACCGTCGCCTGGGTCCCCACAGGCATGAACACCGGCGTGCGGATTTCGCCGTGTTGGGTCTTCATGCGGCCGGCCCGCGCGTTCGAAGCCGGGTCCCGGGCGAGCAGGTTAAAGTCCAGCGAAGCCATACCGCGGGACCCGCGGTCCTCCTTTAGAATGATCCATGACTATTCCAGCGATTTGATGGGGCCTTCGCCGCGGCCCAGGATGAACTGCTGCACCAGCGCGTCGTCGCAGTTCCGGATCTCGTCCGGGGTCCCCACCATGTGAATCACCCCGTCGTGGAGCATGGCGATGCGGTCCGCGATCTTGTACGCGCTGATCATGTCGTGGGTCACCGCGATCGCCGTCACCGACAGCCGCTGGTTCATGTCCAGGATCAGGTCGTTGATGATGTCCGCCATGATGGGGTCCAGGCCCGTGGTGGGTTCGTCGTAGAGAATGTACTCCGGATTCATGGCGATCGCCCTGGCGAGTCCCACTCTCTTGCGCATGCCGCCCGAAAGCTCCGCCGGCTTCTGTTCCTCCACGTCGGAAAGGCCGACCATCTGGAGGCAGGTCCGGACCCGTTCGCCGATCTCCGCCTCGGTCCGGTCGGTGTGTACTTTCAGTGCGATCCCCACGTTCTCGCCCACGGTCATGGAATCGAAGAGGGCGCCGCCCTGGAACAGGAAACCGAACCGCTTCCGGATTTCGTCCAGCTCCGCGCCGTACAGCCTGGTCACGTCCCTGCCGTCCACCAGCAGCGTTCCGCCGTCCGGATGCAGCAACCCCGTAATGTGCTTGAGCAGCACGCTCTTGCCGCATCCGCTCCGGCCGATGATGACCATGGTCTCCCCGGACTCGATGGTCAGGTTGACGTCCGTCAGCACCGGTTTCCCGAAGGCTTTTCTCAGGTGTACGATTTCGATCATTAGAGGATTGAGAACGTAACGCGGGAAGAACGGTCAGCCCGGGTCTTCGTGATAGAGATCCGGGTTCTCGAAACGGGCGAAACGGTCCACGAAGACCAGGTCCACCGTTCCGACGGGACCGTTGCGCTGCTTGCCGATGATGATTTCCGCCTGGTTCTGCTCCTGTTCCTCGCCTTCTGCGTAACGGACGGGCCGGTAGATGAACAGCACCACGTCGGCGTCCTGTTCGATCGCGCCCGATTCCCTCAAGTCCGACAGCTGCGGCCGGCCGTCCCCACCGCGGGTCTCCACCGCCCTGGAAAGCTGCGACAGCGCGACGATCGGAACATCCAGCTCCTTGGCCAGGGCCTTCAGGTTCCGGGAGATGGTGGAGATCTCCTGTTGCCTGTTCTCCGCGTCGCTCGGGCCCCGCATGAGCTGCATGTAGTCGACAGCCAGCAGGCCGATGTCGTCATGCTCGGACATCAGTCTGCGCGCCCGGGAACGCATTTCGGTGACCGACAACGCCGGCGTCTCGTCGATGTATACCGGCGCGGTGGCGAGGGCCCCCACCGCGATGCTCAGGTTCGACCACGCGTCTCCCGGCAGCCGGCCGGTGCGCATCAGGTGGGAATCCACCCGCGCCTCGCTGCACAGCATCCGCTGGGCCAGCTGGTGGCTGGTCATCTCGAGGCTGAACAGGCCGACGCCGACCCCGGCCTCTACCGCGACGTGGCGGATGATGTTCAGGCATAGGGCCGTCTTCCCCATGGCCGGACGGGCCGCGATGATAACCAGGTCTCCGCGCTGGAAACCGGCGGTCATCTCGTCCAGCCGGGTAAAGCCCGTGGGGACGCCGGTCACGGTGGTGTCCTGCTCGTGGAGCTTTTCGATGTTCTCGAAGGTGTCGTGCAGAATGGGATTGAGCTGGGTGAAACCTCGGCGGGCGTCGCGCTGGGACAGGGAGAACACCATCCGCTCGGCGTCGTCCAGCAGTTCCGCGGTGTCTTCCGACGATTCATAGGCCCGGGAGACGATCTGGGTCGCCACGTTGATCAGCTTGCGTCCCTGGGACTTCTCGTGCACGATCCGGGCGTGGTATTCCACGTTGGCCGCCGTCGAAACGCCCTCCGTCAGGCCGACCAGGTAGAAGGATCCCCCCACGGCGGGCAGTTCGTGCCGCTTTTCCAGTTCTTCACTCAGGGTGATCACGTCGGTGGGTTCGTTCCGGTCGTACAGGGCAATGATGGCGCTGAAGATCTTGCGGTGCGCATCACGGTAGAACGCGGTATCGTCAAGGATCTCGAGGGCGATCGATATGGCGTCCTGCTCCAGCAGCATGGCGCCCAGGACAGCCGCCTCCGCCTCCACGGCCTGCGGCGGAAGTCGTTCCGCCCCGTCGCTCTGGCTGTTCATGAGACCTCAGCTCCCGGGGTCGCCTGTGCATCGGACTGCACGATGCGGTCGTATTCCTTCCGCAACAGCTGCACGTCTTCCCAGGTCGGCCGCTTGTAAGCCGCATTGCGCAGCAGGCCGGAGGGGTGGTACGTCACCAGCAGTTTGATGCCGTGATAGTCGTGGAACCTGCCCCGCAGCGCTCGAATCGAACTGTTCTGCTTGAGCAGGGCCTGGGCCGCAACGCGGCCGAGGGCGCAGATCAGCCTGGGCTGTACGAGGCGGATCTGCTCCTTCAGGATGGCGTCGCACGCGTCGACCTCTTCGGGCATTGGATCGCGGTTGTTCGGCGGCCGGCATTTCAGGATGTTGGTGATGTACACCTCGTCCCGGGTGAAATCGATGGCATTCAGGATGCGGGTCAGCAGCTTTCCCGCCTGGCCCACGAAGGGCTGGCCCTGTTCGTCTTCCTGGGCGCCGGGCGCTTCGCCCACGAACATCACGTCGGCGCGCTCGTTCCCGGAACCGAATACGAAGTGCTTTCGCTTGAATCCCAGCGCGCAGGCCGTGCAGCGATGGTATTTCGCATACAGGGCCTCGAGGGAGGTTACCTGGGCCGACTGCCCGGCCCCGGCAGGTTGGCCGGCTAGGGCAGGTTGACCGGCCCCGGCAGGTTGACCGGCTCGGTCGGACCACGCTGACCGCCTCTGTTCTGGCAACGGAAGCGCCTTGTCCAGGCCCTCCGGCAGGTAGAGCGATTCGAGTCCCTGCTCTTCTTCCTGCCTCACGGCCTCGACGGTCTGGCGTATCAGGTCGGACAGCGACGCTTGCGTTTTCATGCGGGAACGACTTCCCGGTTTCTCAGCAGGGCGGCAACTTCGTCCATGACGCGGTCCGCCACGTCGGACTTGGATTGCAGGGGCAGGGATTCCTCGCGGCCGTCGCGGTGTATCAGGGTGACGATATTCGTATCCGTCTCGAATCCGGCGCCCTCGGCGGTGAGGTCGTTGTAGACCACCAGGTCCAGGTCCTTGTCCGCCCGCTTCCGGCGCGCGTAGTCGAGACCGTCATGGGTCTCCGCGGCAAAGCCGATCAGTACGGGCGGGCGGGCGGCGGCCACTTCCGCGAGGATATCGGCGGTCCGCGTCATCTCCAGCGTAAGACGTTCCTCCGTCTTCTTCGTCTTCCGGGGGGCCTGGACGCCCGGCCGGTAATCCGCCACGGCCGCCGCCATGATCACGGCATGCTGGCCTTCGCGGCCGGCCAGAACGGCTTCGCGCATTTCACCGGCGGTCCGTACGTGTTCCACGGCGACCCCGTAAGGATCCTGGAGGTGCGTGGGTCCCGCTACGAGCGTGACCGACGCGCCACGCCGGGCCGCGGCCCTTGCGAGGGCGTAACCCATCTTTCCGCTGGAGCGGTTCGTGACGCACCGGACGGGGTCGATATCCTCCGCCGTGGGGCCGGCGCTCACCAGCACGTTGCATCCGGCCAGGTCGTGGTCGGGATCGGCAAGGATGGCGACCGCTTCCACGATCTGCTCCGGCGCCGCCAGCCTCCCGTCCCCCTCCTCGCCGTTGGCCAGCAGGCCGAATTCCGGTTCGATGACGTGAACGCCCCGGCTCCTGAGGCGGTCGAGGTTCGACTGGACGGCTTCATTTCTCCACATGCGGAAATTCATGGCCGGCGCCAGGCAGCAAGGCGCTTCGCAGGCCAGCATCACGGTGGAGAGCAGGTCGTCGCCCAGCCCGTTCGCCATCTTGCCGATGATATTGGCCGTGGCGGGCGCGATGGCCACCGTATCGGCCCAGACCGCGAGGTCGACGTGTTCTTCACCGGCCATCCCGGTGTCGGGAAACTGATCGACGGCCACGGGATGGGCGGTCAGCGCGCTGAAGGTTACGGCACCGACGAACGCGCCGGCTTCCCGGGTCATCACCACCCGGA is a window encoding:
- a CDS encoding ABC transporter ATP-binding protein; protein product: MIEIVHLRKAFGKPVLTDVNLTIESGETMVIIGRSGCGKSVLLKHITGLLHPDGGTLLVDGRDVTRLYGAELDEIRKRFGFLFQGGALFDSMTVGENVGIALKVHTDRTEAEIGERVRTCLQMVGLSDVEEQKPAELSGGMRKRVGLARAIAMNPEYILYDEPTTGLDPIMADIINDLILDMNQRLSVTAIAVTHDMISAYKIADRIAMLHDGVIHMVGTPDEIRNCDDALVQQFILGRGEGPIKSLE
- the dnaB gene encoding replicative DNA helicase, translating into MNSQSDGAERLPPQAVEAEAAVLGAMLLEQDAISIALEILDDTAFYRDAHRKIFSAIIALYDRNEPTDVITLSEELEKRHELPAVGGSFYLVGLTEGVSTAANVEYHARIVHEKSQGRKLINVATQIVSRAYESSEDTAELLDDAERMVFSLSQRDARRGFTQLNPILHDTFENIEKLHEQDTTVTGVPTGFTRLDEMTAGFQRGDLVIIAARPAMGKTALCLNIIRHVAVEAGVGVGLFSLEMTSHQLAQRMLCSEARVDSHLMRTGRLPGDAWSNLSIAVGALATAPVYIDETPALSVTEMRSRARRLMSEHDDIGLLAVDYMQLMRGPSDAENRQQEISTISRNLKALAKELDVPIVALSQLSRAVETRGGDGRPQLSDLRESGAIEQDADVVLFIYRPVRYAEGEEQEQNQAEIIIGKQRNGPVGTVDLVFVDRFARFENPDLYHEDPG
- the def gene encoding peptide deformylase, which encodes MAVRPIRIYGDPVLREKARPVEDKTAALRLLAEDLVDTMSDAEGIGLAAPQIGETVRVYVVNLRAIGPELFLDRRGPSLDGEPEHLVLVNPCVVKREGAQTGDEGCLSFPDLFEKVTRPEVVRVEATDLDGCPIEIEGSGLLARVLVHEYDHLEGVLFIDHLSKLRQQFIRGKLRKLKESGQAV
- a CDS encoding methionyl-tRNA formyltransferase: MRVVYMGTPAFAVPSLEALIGRPEHEVAGVVTGPDRPKGRGLKTAPSPVKETALRHGIPIWQPDKLRDPGFLDALRSLDAGLFVVVAFRILPDELLAIPPGGTINLHPSLLPRYRGAAPIQWAVMNGDEVTGVTTFLVERRVDTGDILCQETVPIGPEETAGELHDRLSRAGADLLLRTVDGVADGRITPRAQRGEASPAPRISREDGRLDWRLPARTIHNRIRGLNPIPMAFTTWRGQRLRIISSQPVRLEGEGGGPPGEIVSADERRGVTVQTGKGGLRLDRVQPEGRSRIEGAEFVRGYRPAAGDLLGGS
- the tgt gene encoding tRNA guanosine(34) transglycosylase Tgt codes for the protein MASLDFNLLARDPASNARAGRMKTQHGEIRTPVFMPVGTQATVKTLTPEELEAAGAQIILGNTYHLFLRPGHALIREMGGLHGFMNWRRPLLTDSGGYQVFSLSDLKSIQEEGVTFQSHIDGSRHLFTPESVMEIETALGADIIAPLDECPPYPCDYGYAKDSAALTLRWAERSRKRFDELEGERAHPQALFGIVQGSVYEDLRVDCARSLVDRGFDAYAIGGMSIGEPKPAMAALIDATVEHLPEDRPRYLMGAGTPEDLVDAVGRGIDMFDCVIPTREGRNGALYTRSGRINIYNARFRADAGPIDASCSCYACRTFSRSYVRHLYRAGEILGPRMGTLHNVHFYVGLVSEMGEAILEGRFGAWSRSFLTAYRSETARKEQPQ
- a CDS encoding uracil-DNA glycosylase, giving the protein MPEGLDKALPLPEQRRSAWSDRAGQPAGAGQPALAGQPAGAGQSAQVTSLEALYAKYHRCTACALGFKRKHFVFGSGNERADVMFVGEAPGAQEDEQGQPFVGQAGKLLTRILNAIDFTRDEVYITNILKCRPPNNRDPMPEEVDACDAILKEQIRLVQPRLICALGRVAAQALLKQNSSIRALRGRFHDYHGIKLLVTYHPSGLLRNAAYKRPTWEDVQLLRKEYDRIVQSDAQATPGAEVS
- the yajC gene encoding preprotein translocase subunit YajC, whose translation is MGPGGGGDASGPGFLISMIPILLMFAIIYLLLIRPQQKRQREHQAMLDALQNGDKVVTQGGIIGVVTGLKADTVTVRIADDVRIDLQRSAISRLISSKKGGKEE
- the coaBC gene encoding bifunctional phosphopantothenoylcysteine decarboxylase/phosphopantothenate--cysteine ligase CoaBC, yielding MSRLKGRRIVLGVTGSISAYKAAEVVRGLVREQADVRVVMTREAGAFVGAVTFSALTAHPVAVDQFPDTGMAGEEHVDLAVWADTVAIAPATANIIGKMANGLGDDLLSTVMLACEAPCCLAPAMNFRMWRNEAVQSNLDRLRSRGVHVIEPEFGLLANGEEGDGRLAAPEQIVEAVAILADPDHDLAGCNVLVSAGPTAEDIDPVRCVTNRSSGKMGYALARAAARRGASVTLVAGPTHLQDPYGVAVEHVRTAGEMREAVLAGREGQHAVIMAAAVADYRPGVQAPRKTKKTEERLTLEMTRTADILAEVAAARPPVLIGFAAETHDGLDYARRKRADKDLDLVVYNDLTAEGAGFETDTNIVTLIHRDGREESLPLQSKSDVADRVMDEVAALLRNREVVPA